Proteins from a single region of Egicoccus sp. AB-alg2:
- the acs gene encoding acetate--CoA ligase, whose amino-acid sequence MSDVHPPPADFAARAQIRDTSLHEEALADREAFWARQARSLDWATPFERTVEGDLTDARWFVGGELNAAYNCLDRHVEAGLGDRVAYHWEGENDDRRSITYAQLLDEVQRVAATLRDLGVRRGDRVAIYLPMVPELPVSMLACARLGAAHSVVFGGFSATSLRDRIEDAGCRVLITADGGFRRGGVVPLKDNADEALAGDTPVEHVLVVRRTGAEVRMQDGRDRWYHEAVPAEPVAIPAVPVDSEQLLFLLYTSGTTAKPKGVMHTTGGYLTHVAATTRWTFDLRPDTDVFWCAADIGWVTGHSYIVYGPLANAATSVLFEGTPDHPGRDRFWEVVERYGVTILYTAPTAIRSFMKWGREHVDAHDVSSLRLLGTVGEPINPAAWVWYRDVVGGGRCPVVDTWWQTETGGQMLTPLPGVHAAKPGCAMQPLPGFGVEVVDEHGQPLPGPGDGYLTIRQPWPGMLRGVWGDPQRFRDTYFSRFPGRYFAGDGARIDEDGDIWILGRVDDVMNVAGHRISTAEVESALVSHEAVAEAAVVGRSDETSGQAIAAFVTLRGEHDDGADLEQTLRTHVGKVLGPIAKPKTILFTPDLPKTRSGKIMRRLLRDIAEGRDLGDTTTLANAEMMTELSERAAAAR is encoded by the coding sequence ATGAGCGACGTCCACCCACCGCCGGCGGACTTCGCCGCGCGGGCCCAGATCCGCGACACGTCGCTGCACGAGGAAGCGCTCGCCGACCGCGAGGCGTTCTGGGCGCGCCAGGCGAGGTCCCTGGACTGGGCCACGCCGTTCGAGCGCACCGTCGAGGGCGATCTCACCGACGCGCGCTGGTTCGTGGGCGGTGAGCTGAACGCCGCGTACAACTGCCTCGACCGGCACGTCGAGGCCGGCCTCGGCGACCGGGTCGCCTACCACTGGGAGGGCGAGAACGACGACCGCCGCAGCATCACCTACGCGCAGCTCCTCGACGAGGTGCAACGGGTCGCGGCGACGCTGCGCGACCTCGGCGTCCGACGCGGCGACCGGGTGGCGATCTACCTGCCGATGGTCCCCGAGCTGCCGGTCAGCATGCTGGCCTGCGCCCGGCTCGGGGCGGCCCACTCGGTCGTCTTCGGCGGCTTCTCCGCCACGTCGCTGCGCGACCGCATCGAGGACGCCGGCTGCCGCGTGCTGATCACCGCCGACGGCGGGTTCCGGCGCGGTGGCGTGGTCCCGTTGAAGGACAACGCCGACGAGGCGCTGGCCGGTGACACCCCCGTCGAGCACGTGCTGGTGGTCCGACGCACCGGCGCCGAGGTGAGGATGCAGGACGGTCGCGACCGCTGGTACCACGAGGCGGTCCCGGCCGAGCCGGTCGCCATCCCGGCCGTGCCGGTCGACAGCGAGCAGTTGCTGTTCCTGCTCTACACCTCGGGCACGACCGCGAAGCCGAAGGGGGTGATGCACACGACCGGCGGCTACCTCACGCACGTCGCGGCCACGACGCGGTGGACCTTCGACCTGCGGCCGGACACCGACGTGTTCTGGTGTGCGGCCGACATCGGCTGGGTCACCGGCCACAGCTACATCGTCTACGGCCCGCTCGCCAACGCCGCCACCTCGGTGCTGTTCGAGGGCACGCCGGACCATCCCGGCCGTGACCGCTTCTGGGAGGTGGTCGAGCGCTACGGCGTCACCATCCTCTACACCGCCCCGACCGCGATCCGGTCCTTCATGAAGTGGGGACGTGAACACGTCGACGCCCACGACGTCTCGTCGCTGCGCCTGCTGGGCACGGTCGGTGAGCCGATCAACCCCGCGGCCTGGGTCTGGTACCGCGACGTCGTGGGCGGCGGCCGCTGCCCCGTCGTGGACACGTGGTGGCAGACGGAGACCGGCGGGCAGATGCTGACGCCGCTGCCGGGGGTGCACGCCGCCAAACCCGGCTGTGCCATGCAACCGCTTCCCGGGTTCGGCGTCGAGGTGGTCGACGAGCACGGGCAGCCGCTGCCCGGCCCCGGCGACGGCTACCTCACCATCCGGCAGCCCTGGCCGGGCATGCTGCGCGGCGTGTGGGGGGACCCACAACGCTTCCGTGACACCTACTTCTCGCGCTTCCCGGGCCGGTACTTCGCCGGGGACGGTGCCCGCATCGACGAGGACGGCGACATCTGGATCCTCGGTCGCGTCGACGACGTCATGAACGTGGCCGGCCACCGCATCTCCACCGCCGAGGTCGAGTCGGCCCTGGTCTCGCACGAGGCGGTGGCGGAGGCCGCGGTCGTCGGGCGCAGCGACGAGACCAGCGGCCAGGCCATCGCCGCCTTCGTGACCCTGCGCGGTGAACACGACGACGGTGCCGATCTCGAGCAGACGCTGCGCACCCACGTCGGCAAGGTGCTCGGTCCGATCGCCAAGCCCAAGACGATCCTGTTCACGCCCGACCTGCCGAAGACCCGGTCGGGCAAGATCATGCGTCGTCTGCTGCGCGACATCGCGGAGGGCCGCGATCTGGGCGACACCACGACGCTCGCGAACGCGGAGATGATGACCGAGCTCAGCGAACGTGCCGCCGCTGCGCGGTGA
- a CDS encoding sodium:solute symporter family protein, whose amino-acid sequence MSVTLWTWIFVVLTFGTYITIAWRSRVRDTKGFYVAGQGVPTVANGAAVAADWMSAASFLSMAGIIAFAGYDGSVYLMGWTGGYVLLALLLAPYLRKFGKYTVPDFVGDRYSDTARLVAVVAAIFVSFTYVVGQMRGVGVVFSRFLETTTTIGILVGMAIVLFYAVLGGMKGITWTQVAQYSVLIVAYLIPAFAIAQQLTGMPIPHVSFGRVMTELDAMQRELGFDEYSSPFTNNSQLNVFLITASLMIGTAGLPHVIVRFYTTRSVRAARWSAFWALFFIALLYTTAPAVGVFAKYNLLETVAEQPRAEMPAWFDGWEETGLLAHDDLNDDGIIQYTPDEATNELTIDNDIMVLATPEVAGLPAPVIGLVVAGGLAAALSTASGLLLVISSSVAHDFYYRRLRPEATEKQRLLVGRIAMAGAVVIAGYFGANPPGFVAEVVALAFGLAAASFFPTIVLGIFWKRANAQGAVAGMAAGLTLTAAYMVGVLYLDMPELFGISPQGIGAIGAVINFVVTVAVTKATPPPPAHLQQLVDSVRYPSGVEVDTEEARR is encoded by the coding sequence ATGAGCGTGACCCTCTGGACCTGGATCTTCGTCGTCCTGACCTTCGGGACCTACATCACGATCGCGTGGCGGTCCCGGGTGCGCGACACCAAGGGCTTCTACGTCGCCGGGCAGGGCGTGCCGACGGTCGCCAACGGCGCGGCGGTCGCGGCGGACTGGATGTCGGCCGCGTCCTTCCTGTCGATGGCCGGCATCATCGCGTTCGCCGGCTACGACGGGTCGGTCTACCTGATGGGCTGGACGGGCGGCTACGTGCTGCTCGCCCTGCTGCTGGCGCCCTACCTGCGCAAGTTCGGCAAGTACACCGTCCCGGACTTCGTCGGTGACCGGTACTCGGACACGGCGCGGCTCGTGGCGGTCGTGGCAGCCATCTTCGTCTCGTTCACGTACGTCGTCGGGCAGATGCGCGGTGTGGGCGTGGTCTTCAGCCGCTTCCTGGAGACCACCACCACCATCGGCATCCTGGTCGGCATGGCGATCGTGCTGTTCTACGCAGTGCTCGGGGGCATGAAGGGCATCACCTGGACGCAGGTGGCGCAGTACTCCGTGCTGATCGTCGCCTACCTCATCCCGGCCTTCGCGATCGCCCAGCAGCTGACGGGCATGCCGATCCCGCACGTCAGCTTCGGCCGGGTGATGACCGAGCTCGACGCCATGCAGCGCGAGCTCGGTTTCGACGAGTACTCCTCACCGTTCACCAACAACAGCCAGCTCAACGTCTTCCTGATCACGGCCTCGTTGATGATCGGCACGGCCGGGCTGCCCCATGTGATCGTGCGGTTCTACACCACCCGCTCGGTGCGAGCCGCCCGCTGGTCGGCGTTCTGGGCGCTGTTCTTCATCGCCCTGCTCTACACGACCGCGCCGGCCGTGGGCGTGTTCGCCAAGTACAACCTGCTCGAGACCGTCGCCGAGCAGCCACGTGCGGAGATGCCGGCCTGGTTCGACGGCTGGGAGGAGACCGGGCTGCTCGCCCACGACGACCTCAACGACGACGGGATCATCCAGTACACGCCGGACGAGGCCACCAACGAGCTCACCATCGACAACGACATCATGGTGCTCGCGACCCCGGAGGTGGCCGGGCTGCCCGCGCCGGTGATCGGGCTGGTGGTGGCCGGCGGACTCGCGGCCGCGCTGTCGACCGCGTCCGGGCTGCTGCTCGTGATCTCGTCCTCCGTGGCGCACGACTTCTACTACCGGCGCCTGCGCCCCGAGGCGACCGAGAAGCAACGCCTGCTGGTCGGACGCATCGCCATGGCCGGTGCGGTCGTCATCGCCGGCTACTTCGGCGCCAACCCACCCGGCTTCGTCGCCGAGGTGGTGGCGCTGGCCTTCGGCCTCGCTGCGGCGAGCTTCTTCCCGACCATCGTGCTCGGCATCTTCTGGAAACGCGCCAACGCCCAAGGCGCGGTGGCCGGCATGGCCGCCGGTCTGACGCTGACGGCCGCCTACATGGTCGGGGTGCTCTACCTCGACATGCCCGAGCTGTTCGGCATCAGCCCGCAGGGCATCGGCGCGATCGGGGCGGTCATCAACTTCGTGGTCACCGTGGCGGTCACGAAGGCCACGCCACCTCCGCCTGCACACCTGCAGCAGCTCGTCGACTCGGTGCGCTACCCGTCCGGCGTCGAGGTGGACACCGAGGAGGCCCGGCGATGA
- a CDS encoding DUF4212 domain-containing protein → MSEADKRAYWRRNLRLMVTLLSVWFVVSYVFGILLVETLNRVVINDFPLGFWFAQQGSIVVFVVLIGIYAWRMDRLDEEFGVAEDREQLGGAR, encoded by the coding sequence GTGTCAGAAGCCGACAAGCGGGCCTACTGGCGCCGCAACCTGCGATTGATGGTCACGCTCTTGAGCGTGTGGTTCGTGGTCTCGTACGTGTTCGGCATCCTCCTGGTGGAGACGCTGAACCGGGTCGTGATCAACGACTTCCCGCTGGGTTTCTGGTTCGCCCAGCAGGGCTCCATCGTGGTGTTCGTGGTGCTCATCGGGATCTACGCGTGGCGGATGGACCGGCTCGACGAGGAGTTCGGTGTCGCCGAGGACCGTGAGCAGCTCGGGGGTGCCCGATGA
- a CDS encoding cation acetate symporter, with protein MSAQTFALLLVLAAIGMLVSVTARARGRATTLDFYLAGRRVGTVTNACAICGDYFSAASFLGVAAAVYASGLDGVWYAAGFAAGFVPVLLFVAAPLRRFGRISLPDFLGERFASERVRLVAVVIVQLVVLAYLVPQAVGSGITWELLVGRGVAGLSPYATGVIVSAVLIAALVVIGGMRGTTWNQALQFLLLLTVLLWLTTLALSAGFSYPGAVDEASATALEVPAPDGEGLTTTPDRLRPERDAVFGSPGARYGGLGQFALLTTLVLGTAGLPHVMNRYFTSPTGRSTRFTTVWVLGLAGAFYALAVLLGTAARVTIAEHAGTAPWLDELTVDGVLRVPEHALLALGRIHAGVPGLGLVATAAFAAMISTIGGLLLAAAASWGHDVYERYVNPRASQRQAIRAGRVAVAVASAVAAGVALALEPARLSADFPSVVALLVTWAFALAGSALTPVLLLAIWWRGTSTRGAVAGMVAGACTAVVLLAAGLSRGGGADDLGSLLLAPTLVAAPVATLATVVLSRVDGQPAGVTAVWLRMHGTAADRQVERFARLASRQGRQP; from the coding sequence GTGAGCGCGCAGACGTTCGCGTTGCTGCTGGTGCTGGCGGCCATCGGCATGCTGGTGAGCGTCACGGCGCGGGCCCGAGGCCGGGCGACGACCCTCGACTTCTACCTCGCCGGCCGGCGCGTGGGCACCGTGACGAACGCGTGCGCGATCTGCGGCGACTACTTCTCGGCCGCGTCGTTCCTCGGCGTCGCGGCCGCGGTGTACGCCAGCGGACTCGACGGCGTCTGGTACGCCGCCGGGTTCGCGGCCGGGTTCGTGCCCGTGCTGCTGTTCGTCGCCGCCCCGCTGCGCCGCTTCGGACGGATCTCGCTGCCCGACTTCCTGGGCGAGCGGTTCGCGTCCGAGCGGGTGCGACTGGTCGCCGTCGTGATCGTGCAGCTGGTCGTGCTCGCCTACCTCGTCCCGCAGGCGGTCGGGTCGGGCATCACCTGGGAGTTGCTGGTCGGCCGGGGGGTCGCCGGTCTGTCCCCGTACGCCACCGGGGTGATCGTGTCGGCCGTCCTGATCGCCGCGCTGGTGGTCATCGGCGGGATGCGCGGCACGACCTGGAACCAGGCGCTGCAGTTCCTCCTGCTGCTGACGGTGCTGCTGTGGCTCACGACGCTGGCGCTGTCGGCCGGCTTCTCCTATCCCGGGGCGGTCGACGAGGCCTCGGCCACCGCGCTGGAGGTCCCGGCCCCCGACGGCGAAGGGCTGACCACGACCCCCGACCGGCTGCGGCCCGAGCGCGACGCGGTCTTCGGCTCCCCCGGAGCGCGCTACGGCGGGCTGGGGCAGTTCGCGCTGCTGACCACGCTCGTGCTGGGCACGGCGGGTCTGCCGCACGTCATGAACCGCTACTTCACGTCACCGACCGGGCGGTCGACCCGGTTCACGACCGTGTGGGTGCTCGGGCTGGCGGGCGCCTTCTACGCGCTGGCGGTGCTGCTCGGCACGGCGGCCAGGGTCACGATCGCCGAGCACGCCGGAACCGCGCCCTGGCTGGACGAGCTCACCGTCGACGGCGTGCTGCGGGTGCCGGAGCACGCGCTGCTCGCGCTGGGGCGCATCCACGCCGGTGTGCCCGGGCTGGGGCTGGTGGCGACGGCCGCCTTCGCCGCCATGATCTCCACGATCGGCGGCCTGCTCCTGGCCGCGGCGGCCTCGTGGGGCCACGACGTCTACGAGCGCTATGTCAACCCGCGGGCCAGTCAGCGGCAGGCGATCCGGGCCGGGCGCGTCGCGGTCGCGGTCGCCTCCGCGGTGGCGGCCGGCGTGGCGCTGGCGCTCGAGCCCGCCCGGCTGTCGGCCGACTTCCCTTCGGTGGTGGCGCTGCTGGTGACCTGGGCGTTCGCGCTGGCAGGCTCGGCGCTGACCCCGGTGCTGCTGCTGGCGATCTGGTGGCGTGGGACCTCGACGCGGGGTGCGGTGGCAGGCATGGTGGCCGGCGCGTGCACGGCGGTCGTGCTGCTGGCGGCCGGGCTGTCGCGGGGTGGCGGCGCGGACGACCTCGGCTCGCTGCTGCTGGCGCCGACGTTGGTCGCGGCACCCGTCGCGACGCTGGCGACCGTGGTGCTCTCGCGCGTCGACGGGCAGCCCGCGGGCGTGACCGCCGTGTGGCTGCGCATGCACGGCACGGCCGCGGACCGGCAGGTGGAGCGGTTCGCGCGGCTGGCCTCGAGGCAGGGGCGCCAGCCGTGA
- a CDS encoding histidine kinase — protein sequence MSRGVGPLMAVTSLAWLLVWATSQLVVDPPLPTGTTVLVGVVATNLAILGYPSVLRGPRQRWRRRSGDDEVGVASVVRLGAGRGALRQGLTLEAAERTVDLLRPLLGGDAVAITDLDRMLAFAGPGADHHTPGSELWAPERERVVRSGRSAVGTDLGCPQPGCPLRSAVFAPLKVGDEVVGTVTVYRQTEEPPHVELVEGVAGVLSLHLELAELEARARLSADTQLEVLRAQINPHFLFNVLNTIASKARTDPSETRQLLLRLADFFRYAIDQQGQFAEFAQEYFFVRTYVTLEQARFGDDLRVEYDVDPQVLGVRVPVLLIQPLVENAIKHGLSRKVGRGTVILRARVDPLASSLNVLVRDDGVGMEPETLQRIRSGDGVAPGVPDSDGHATSPPHRGGGVGLANIDQRLGLLFGDRYDLTVRSRPGDGTDVRLRIPLR from the coding sequence GTGAGCCGCGGGGTCGGGCCGCTGATGGCCGTCACCAGCCTGGCGTGGTTGCTCGTGTGGGCCACCAGCCAGCTGGTCGTGGACCCGCCCCTGCCGACGGGCACGACCGTCCTGGTCGGCGTCGTGGCGACCAACCTCGCCATCCTGGGCTACCCGTCGGTGCTGCGCGGGCCTCGGCAGCGGTGGCGACGGCGGTCCGGTGACGACGAGGTCGGCGTCGCCTCCGTGGTGCGGCTGGGCGCCGGCCGCGGTGCGCTGCGGCAGGGTCTGACGCTGGAGGCGGCGGAGCGCACCGTTGACCTGCTGCGTCCGCTGCTCGGTGGGGACGCGGTGGCGATCACCGATCTGGACCGCATGCTGGCCTTCGCCGGGCCGGGCGCCGACCACCACACCCCCGGCTCCGAGCTGTGGGCGCCCGAGCGGGAACGGGTCGTGCGCTCCGGACGCTCCGCGGTCGGGACGGACCTCGGCTGTCCGCAGCCTGGCTGTCCGCTGCGCTCGGCGGTGTTCGCGCCCTTGAAGGTCGGTGACGAGGTCGTCGGGACGGTGACGGTCTACCGGCAGACCGAGGAGCCGCCGCACGTCGAGCTGGTCGAAGGCGTCGCCGGGGTGCTGAGCTTGCACCTGGAGCTGGCCGAGCTGGAGGCGCGGGCGCGCCTGTCGGCCGACACGCAGCTGGAGGTGCTGCGCGCGCAGATCAATCCGCACTTCCTGTTCAACGTCCTCAACACGATCGCGTCGAAGGCGCGGACCGACCCGTCCGAGACCCGCCAGCTGCTGCTGCGCCTGGCGGACTTCTTCCGCTACGCCATCGACCAGCAGGGGCAGTTCGCCGAGTTCGCGCAGGAGTACTTCTTCGTGCGGACGTACGTGACGCTGGAGCAGGCCCGGTTCGGCGACGACCTGCGCGTCGAATACGACGTCGACCCGCAGGTGCTGGGCGTGCGGGTGCCGGTGCTGCTCATCCAGCCGCTGGTGGAGAACGCCATCAAGCATGGCCTCAGCCGCAAGGTCGGCCGCGGCACCGTGATCCTGCGGGCACGCGTCGACCCGCTGGCCAGTTCGCTCAACGTCCTGGTGCGCGACGACGGGGTCGGGATGGAGCCCGAGACGCTGCAGCGCATCCGCAGCGGCGATGGTGTTGCGCCCGGGGTGCCGGATTCCGACGGGCACGCCACGAGCCCGCCGCATCGCGGCGGTGGGGTCGGGCTCGCCAACATCGACCAGCGCCTGGGATTGCTGTTCGGTGACCGCTACGACCTCACGGTGCGCTCACGTCCGGGCGACGGCACCGACGTGCGACTACGCATACCCCTGCGGTGA
- a CDS encoding LytR/AlgR family response regulator transcription factor → MGEHDEAARPARCLLVDDESPARDELRFLLSEVDGVVVVGEAATAEEAQALLDSIEYDVLFLDVRMPGMGGLELARALRERERSPAVIFTTAYPEHAVTAFDLEAVDYLVKPFDDERLHRALERALEHRSGTAANPSRPSPARGAASASGAVPSSGAAPGSAPPGVAGDPPGHGRHEVAARIPVHKGDRVILVDERQVLYAHARRGYAELRTGDATLLASFTLQDLERRLSSDFCRTHRSYLVNLRHVREVLPMVGGALELVMADRSRVPVSRRQATDVRRRLGM, encoded by the coding sequence GTGGGCGAGCACGACGAGGCGGCGCGACCGGCGCGGTGCCTGCTCGTCGACGACGAGTCTCCCGCCCGCGACGAGTTGCGGTTCCTGCTGTCCGAGGTGGATGGCGTGGTCGTCGTTGGCGAGGCCGCCACCGCCGAGGAGGCGCAGGCGCTGCTGGACTCGATCGAGTACGACGTGCTGTTCCTCGACGTGCGCATGCCCGGGATGGGTGGGCTGGAGCTGGCCAGGGCACTGCGGGAGCGGGAGCGCTCCCCCGCCGTGATCTTCACGACCGCCTATCCCGAGCACGCCGTGACGGCCTTCGACCTCGAGGCGGTCGACTACCTGGTGAAGCCCTTCGACGACGAGCGGCTCCACCGCGCCCTGGAACGTGCCCTGGAGCACCGGTCGGGGACCGCGGCGAACCCGTCGCGACCGTCGCCTGCCCGCGGAGCGGCGTCCGCGTCGGGTGCCGTGCCGTCGTCGGGTGCGGCGCCGGGGTCGGCGCCGCCGGGGGTGGCCGGAGACCCGCCGGGGCACGGGCGCCACGAGGTAGCCGCGCGCATCCCGGTGCACAAGGGCGACCGCGTCATCCTCGTCGACGAACGCCAGGTCCTGTACGCGCACGCGCGGCGCGGCTACGCCGAGCTCCGGACCGGTGATGCGACCTTGCTGGCGTCGTTCACGCTCCAGGACCTCGAGCGGCGGTTGTCGTCGGACTTCTGCCGCACGCACCGCTCCTACCTCGTCAACCTGCGCCACGTCCGCGAGGTGTTGCCGATGGTCGGGGGTGCGCTCGAGCTGGTGATGGCCGACCGCTCGCGGGTGCCGGTCTCACGCCGGCAGGCCACCGACGTCCGCCGCCGCCTCGGCATGTGA
- the hemW gene encoding radical SAM family heme chaperone HemW — MHQPLTVASTPTRWLDDPVESGAAAGFGVYLHVPFCHHRCGYCDFATEAVGGRDDTDALFQRYTQAVRRDLARQVAAGRRAHGPASRRAPLDDAWPTVTSIFVGGGTPTLLPPELLAGLVRAVHEELDVAPTAEVTVECNPETASEALFGALVTAGVTRVSMGAQSFTPSVLTTLERGHTAQRPVEAVHQARTAGVAEINLDLIFGTPGETDDDWRDTLRTVLAAGTDHVSAYALTIHDSTPFGRAIAKGVLPAPDDDVQADRFAIAREVLGAGGFEHYEVSNWALGSGRRSRHNLLYWRHGDYLAVGVGAHGHLAGRRWWTTRSTARYLAAVEAGESPISGSEDLDLDEQAEERLLLGLRVREGLHPADVPPLDPLALEDAMAAGLITTACGRLQCTEDGWFLLDEAVSRLLV; from the coding sequence GTGCACCAGCCTCTGACCGTCGCGTCGACGCCAACGCGCTGGCTCGACGACCCCGTGGAGTCCGGCGCGGCCGCCGGCTTCGGGGTCTACCTGCACGTGCCCTTCTGCCACCACCGCTGCGGCTACTGCGACTTCGCGACCGAGGCCGTCGGCGGCCGCGACGACACCGACGCGCTGTTCCAGCGGTACACGCAGGCCGTGCGTCGTGACCTCGCCCGCCAGGTCGCGGCCGGACGCCGTGCCCACGGCCCCGCCAGCCGGCGCGCCCCTCTCGACGACGCCTGGCCGACGGTCACCTCGATCTTCGTCGGTGGTGGCACCCCGACGCTGCTGCCACCCGAGCTGCTCGCCGGGCTCGTACGAGCCGTCCACGAGGAACTCGACGTCGCACCGACGGCGGAGGTCACCGTCGAGTGCAACCCGGAGACGGCCAGCGAGGCCCTGTTCGGTGCCTTGGTCACGGCGGGCGTGACCCGCGTCTCCATGGGGGCGCAGTCGTTCACCCCGTCGGTGCTGACGACCCTCGAGCGAGGCCACACCGCGCAGCGCCCCGTCGAGGCCGTCCACCAGGCCCGCACCGCCGGCGTCGCGGAGATCAACCTCGACCTCATCTTCGGGACGCCCGGCGAGACCGACGACGACTGGCGTGACACGTTGCGGACCGTGCTGGCCGCCGGCACCGACCATGTCTCCGCGTACGCGCTGACGATCCACGACAGCACCCCGTTCGGGCGCGCGATCGCCAAGGGTGTGCTGCCGGCTCCTGACGACGACGTGCAAGCCGACCGGTTCGCGATCGCCCGTGAGGTCCTCGGCGCCGGCGGATTCGAGCACTACGAGGTGTCGAACTGGGCGTTGGGCTCGGGGCGGCGCAGCCGCCACAACCTGCTGTACTGGCGGCACGGCGACTACCTCGCGGTCGGCGTAGGTGCCCACGGGCATCTCGCTGGTCGCCGCTGGTGGACGACCCGCTCGACGGCGCGGTATCTCGCGGCCGTCGAAGCAGGGGAGTCACCGATCTCCGGCAGCGAGGACCTCGACCTCGACGAGCAGGCCGAGGAACGCCTCCTGCTCGGCCTCCGGGTCCGCGAGGGCCTGCATCCCGCCGACGTCCCGCCGCTGGACCCGCTCGCGCTCGAGGACGCGATGGCCGCCGGCCTGATCACGACGGCCTGCGGCCGGTTGCAATGCACCGAGGACGGCTGGTTCCTGCTCGACGAGGCCGTGTCACGCCTGCTGGTCTGA
- a CDS encoding DUF1269 domain-containing protein, with protein sequence MSQIPPPPPPAEQDPRDTLTGEEVRALDALAQAARADSKSDLWAFVFDGPLRAQEALLATMRLVGRQHLDLEDAAIVTRVGTRVRITQTRDVTPRTGAMGGAWLGILAGLFLGPGGPLIGGALGAAAGGLFGKLRDYGIDDDQMKQMGEELADGESALFLLVRDCHRARALHEVTRFPARLLATTADPELAAAVRERLPVDPWD encoded by the coding sequence ATGAGCCAGATCCCGCCACCGCCGCCCCCGGCCGAGCAGGACCCGCGCGACACGCTCACCGGTGAGGAGGTCCGGGCCCTCGACGCGCTCGCGCAGGCCGCCCGCGCCGACAGCAAGTCCGACCTGTGGGCGTTCGTCTTCGACGGGCCGCTGCGGGCGCAGGAGGCGCTGCTCGCCACCATGCGCCTGGTCGGTCGCCAGCACCTCGACCTCGAGGACGCCGCGATCGTCACCCGCGTCGGTACCCGGGTGCGCATCACCCAGACCCGGGACGTGACGCCGCGCACCGGGGCGATGGGCGGCGCCTGGCTCGGCATCCTCGCCGGGCTGTTCCTCGGCCCGGGTGGGCCGCTGATCGGTGGCGCGCTCGGCGCCGCCGCCGGCGGCCTGTTCGGCAAGCTGCGCGACTACGGCATCGACGACGACCAGATGAAGCAGATGGGCGAGGAGCTCGCCGACGGCGAGTCGGCGCTGTTCCTGCTCGTGCGCGACTGCCACCGCGCCCGGGCCCTGCACGAGGTGACCCGCTTCCCGGCTCGCCTGCTGGCCACCACCGCCGACCCGGAACTGGCGGCCGCGGTACGCGAGCGGCTGCCCGTGGACCCCTGGGACTGA
- a CDS encoding DinB family protein has translation METPPRLAPLLAQFDTSVEALRERLAGVDDREWRWEPGPNAWTVRPLDGGWRRDREDERDPAGTVRTIAWLAGHLAEMGLLRADYTDGDYELTPYGLCTQWPGTAAEGVAFLFEGLGRWRATLSRMSDGDLDMVGRSQMPWGLDPQLPLLDIVWWVNRELIHHAAEIAYVRDLYGQLGRTDEERKP, from the coding sequence ATGGAGACGCCCCCGCGGCTGGCGCCGCTGCTGGCGCAGTTCGACACCTCGGTCGAGGCCCTGCGCGAACGGCTGGCCGGCGTCGACGACCGCGAGTGGCGCTGGGAGCCGGGACCGAACGCGTGGACGGTGCGACCGTTGGACGGCGGCTGGCGACGCGACCGGGAGGACGAGCGGGATCCGGCCGGCACGGTGCGCACCATCGCCTGGCTGGCCGGGCACCTCGCGGAGATGGGGCTGCTGCGCGCCGACTACACCGACGGGGACTACGAGCTGACGCCCTACGGACTGTGCACGCAGTGGCCCGGCACCGCCGCCGAGGGGGTCGCGTTCCTGTTCGAGGGCCTGGGCCGCTGGCGTGCCACGCTGTCCCGAATGAGTGACGGGGACCTCGACATGGTCGGCCGCAGCCAGATGCCGTGGGGGCTGGACCCGCAGCTGCCGCTCCTGGACATCGTCTGGTGGGTGAACCGCGAGCTCATCCACCATGCTGCGGAGATCGCCTACGTCCGCGACCTGTACGGCCAGCTCGGCCGTACCGACGAGGAGCGCAAGCCATGA
- a CDS encoding VOC family protein yields the protein MSTPIGFQITFDALDPHTQARFWAEALGYELELGDDFIRSMLERGVATQDDVVEIDGHLFWRTGAAIRHPADRDVGPYDDPAPRRLLFMAVPEAKSVKNRVHLDLNVGHDHIDAEVQRLTQLGAKALYSIDEPGAFHTTMADPEGNEFCVQ from the coding sequence ATGAGCACCCCGATCGGCTTCCAGATCACCTTCGACGCGTTGGACCCGCACACGCAGGCGCGGTTCTGGGCGGAGGCGCTCGGCTACGAGCTCGAACTGGGCGACGACTTCATCCGCTCCATGCTCGAGCGGGGCGTCGCGACGCAGGACGACGTGGTCGAGATCGACGGGCATCTGTTCTGGCGCACGGGCGCGGCGATCCGCCATCCCGCCGACCGTGACGTCGGTCCCTACGACGATCCGGCGCCGCGACGACTGTTGTTCATGGCCGTGCCGGAAGCGAAGTCCGTGAAGAACCGTGTGCATCTTGACCTCAACGTCGGCCACGACCACATCGACGCCGAGGTGCAGCGGCTGACGCAGCTCGGCGCGAAGGCGCTGTACTCGATCGACGAGCCCGGGGCCTTCCACACCACGATGGCCGACCCCGAAGGCAACGAGTTCTGCGTCCAGTAG